Proteins encoded by one window of Dreissena polymorpha isolate Duluth1 chromosome 11, UMN_Dpol_1.0, whole genome shotgun sequence:
- the LOC127850869 gene encoding probable autotransporter ROD_p1121 isoform X45, protein MIDQKRDSGETSGFLDQQNLPPFVLLDPVTVVTDSVVPEHSGKRKKSSPKQQIRKRKNEKIPNPRPKKVTPKPKAASTPKATRKGASHPQDASTPKEATILLGSNGRQLNVLSQTDVYNGPGAKPNRAPVHVADLSQDQQELLASHINSQHCHKATMTEPAMTFLTAEEVAGYVCINYVGKKLDGFEKKLDSFESVVRSVEKQLRRLVACEVLEAVSGDVTVPDAFDVNDAPVSACDVNDNSVVSLSDAVCHDVVSIGHDSICLSGGSVVSNGVMTVAGCETSCRANPDASIAGSLVGHDSLYVAGGFAGYHSVSEAGGFAGRDGLSIGGGVIGTGGFSVGGSVVGRDGLSIGGGVVDTGVFSLVGGVVGGDGLSIGGGVVGTGGFSVGDGVVGRDGLSMKGGVVGTGGFSVGGGVVGGDDLSIGGGVVGTGGLSVGGGVVGRTGLSAGGAVVGRDGLSIGGGVVGTGGFSVGGGGVGRNGLSSGDGVVGRNGLSAGDGVVGRNGLSAGGGVVGRNGLSAGGGVVGRNGLSAGGGVVGRNGLSSGGGVVGRNGLSSGDGVVSRNGLSAGDGVVGRNGLSAGGGVVGHDGLAVGHVMEGQDVFYVGGGPVGLDVNSVGNGDIRWGVRSRSGFSDLDVVNNGRLFDNVSDMISPHVGYGERDRELNSGFIVYENSRDDDMDDDLGGKRVVSADRVPLRSRFEQLPVVIRSYIDMQSVSKNAPVMLHPDILDSLITQHDGNISRFVWDLTKLLYSNEEMIDSSFNGKGTRKALSPRRKSLILNGAQQAFPGVGKCTQYIATAINNGLKNKRTYQKKN, encoded by the exons GGGACAGTGGAGAAACTAGTGGATTTCTTGACCAGCAG AATCTTCCACCATTTGTTCTTTTGGACCCAGTAACTGTTGTAACCGACTCGGTTGTTCCCGAACACTCTGGGAAACGTAAGAAGTCATCTCCAAAACAACAAATCAGAAAACGAAAG AATGAAAAAATCCCTAACCCAAGACCCAAGAAAGTGACCCCTAAACCGAAAGCTGCATCGACTCCGAAGGCAACTCGAAAAGGGGCATCACATCCACAAGATGCCTCAACTCCGAAAGAGGCAACAATATTATTG GGCTCCAATGGAAGACAATTGAATGTCCTGAGTCAAACAGACGTCTACAACGGCCCAGGAGCAAAACCTAACCGAGCCCCTGTCCATGTGGCTGACCTGAGCCAGGACCAACAGGAGCTGTTGGCAAGTCATATCAACAGCCAACATTGCCACAAAGCAACGATGACTGAGCCTGCAATGACTTTTCTTACTGCAGAAGAGGTAGCAGGCTACGTTTGCATAAACTATGTGGGTAAAAAGCTTGATGGTTTTGAAAAGAAACTTGACTCATTTGAGAGTGTAGTACGAAGTGTTGAGAAACAGTTACGAAGGTTGGTGGCCTGTGAAGTTCTAGAGGCTGTTTCTGGTGATGTAACTGTTCCTGATGCGTTTGATGTCAATGATGCGCCTGTCAGTGCTTGTGACGTAAATGATAATTCTGTTGTGTCTTTAAGTGATGCTGTTTGTCATGATGTTGTGTCTATTGGGCATGACAGTATTTGTTTGTCTGGCGGCAGTGTTGTTAGTAATGGTGTCATGACTGTAGCTGGGTGTGAAACTAGTTGTAGAGCAAATCCAGATGCATCTATTGCTGGCAGTCTTGTAGGTCATGATAGTTTGTATGTAGCAGGTGGGTTTGCAGGGTATCATAGTGTGTCTGAAGCAGGTGGGTTTGCAGGTCGAGATGGTCTGTCCATAGGAGGTGGTGTTATAGGTACAGGTGGTTTTTCTGTAGGAGGTAGTGTTGTAGGTCGAGATGGTCTGTCCATAGGAGGTGGTGTTGTAGATACAGGTGTTTTTTCTTTAGTTGGTGGTGTTGTAGGTGGAGATGGTCTGTCCATAGGAGGTGGTGTTGTAGGTACAGGTGGTTTTTCTGTAGGAGATGGTGTTGTAGGTCGAGATGGTCTGTCCATGAAAGGTGGTGTTGTAGGTACAGGTGGTTTTTCTGTGGGAGGTGGTGTTGTAGGTGGAGATGATCTGTCCATAGGAG GTGGTGTTGTAGGTACAGGTGGTTTGTCTGTAGGAGGTGGTGTTGTAGGTAGAACTGGTTTGTCTGCAGGAGGTGCAGTTGTAGGTCGAGATGGTCTGTCCATAGGAGGTGGTGTTGTAGGTACAGGTGGTTTTTCTGTAGGAGGTGGTGGTgtaggtagaaatggtttgtctTCAGGGGATGGAGTTgtaggtagaaatggtttgtcAGCAGGAGATGGAGTTgtaggtagaaatggtttgtctgcaggag gtggagttgtaggtagaaatggtttgtctgcaggaggtggagttgtag gtagaaatggtttgtctgcaggaggtggagttgtag gtagaaatggtttgtcttcaggaggtggagttgtaggtagaaatggtttgtctTCAGGAGATGGAGTTGTAAgtagaaatggtttgtctgcaggagatggagttgtaggtagaaatggtttgtctgcAGGAGGTGGTGTGGTGGGTCATGATGGTTTAGCTGTAGGCCATGTCATGGAAGGTCAAGATGTTTTTTATGTTGGAGGTGGTCCAGTTGGTTTGGATGTTAATTCTGTTGGAAATGGTGATATTCGATGGGGCGTCAGGTCAAGAAGTGGTTTTTCTGATCTAGATGTTGTTAATAACGGTCGTCTCTTTGATAATGTAAGTGATATGATTTCCCCGCATGTTGGATATGGTGAAAGGGATAGGGAATTAAACAGTGGATTTATTGTGTATGAAAATAGTAGGGATGATGATATGGATGATGATTTGGGTGGTAAAAGGGTTGTGTCTGCTGATAGGGTCCCTTTGAGGTCAAGGTTTGAGCAGCTTCCAGTGGTTATAAGGTCATATATTGATATGCAGTCTGTTTCAAAAAATGCGCCTGTGATGCTTCATCCAGACATTTTAGATAGTTTGATTACTCAACATGACGGGAACATATCAAGATTTGTGTGGGATTTGACTAAACTTTTGTATTCAAATGAAGAAATGATAGATAGCTCATTCAATGGCAAGGGAACAAGAAAAGCATTGTCGCCGAGAAGAAAATCGCTTATTCTAAATGGAGCGCAACAGGCATTTCCTGGAGTTGGAAAATGCACCCAGTATATTGCCACCGCCATCAACAATgggttaaaaaataaaagaacctATCAGAAAAAGAACTAA
- the LOC127850869 gene encoding probable autotransporter ROD_p1121 isoform X49 → MIDQKRDSGETSGFLDQQNLPPFVLLDPVTVVTDSVVPEHSGKRKKSSPKQQIRKRKNEKIPNPRPKKVTPKPKAASTPKATRKGASHPQDASTPKEATILLGSNGRQLNVLSQTDVYNGPGAKPNRAPVHVADLSQDQQELLASHINSQHCHKATMTEPAMTFLTAEEVAGYVCINYVGKKLDGFEKKLDSFESVVRSVEKQLRRLVACEVLEAVSGDVTVPDAFDVNDAPVSACDVNDNSVVSLSDAVCHDVVSIGHDSICLSGGSVVSNGVMTVAGCETSCRANPDASIAGSLVGHDSLYVAGGFAGYHSVSEAGGFAGRDGLSIGGGVIGTGGFSVGGSVVGRDGLSIGGGVVDTGVFSLVGGVVGGDGLSIGGGVVGTGGFSVGDGVVGRDGLSMKGGVVGTGGFSVGGGVVGGDDLSIGGGVVGTGGLSVGGGVVGRTGLSAGGAVVGRDGLSIGGGVVGTGGFSVGGGGVGRNGLSSGDGVVGRNGLSAGGGVVDRNGLSSGGGVVGRNGLSAGGGVVGRNGLSAGDGVVGRNGLSAGDGVVGRNGLSAGGGVVGHDGLAVGHVMEGQDVFYVGGGPVGLDVNSVGNGDIRWGVRSRSGFSDLDVVNNGRLFDNVSDMISPHVGYGERDRELNSGFIVYENSRDDDMDDDLGGKRVVSADRVPLRSRFEQLPVVIRSYIDMQSVSKNAPVMLHPDILDSLITQHDGNISRFVWDLTKLLYSNEEMIDSSFNGKGTRKALSPRRKSLILNGAQQAFPGVGKCTQYIATAINNGLKNKRTYQKKN, encoded by the exons GGGACAGTGGAGAAACTAGTGGATTTCTTGACCAGCAG AATCTTCCACCATTTGTTCTTTTGGACCCAGTAACTGTTGTAACCGACTCGGTTGTTCCCGAACACTCTGGGAAACGTAAGAAGTCATCTCCAAAACAACAAATCAGAAAACGAAAG AATGAAAAAATCCCTAACCCAAGACCCAAGAAAGTGACCCCTAAACCGAAAGCTGCATCGACTCCGAAGGCAACTCGAAAAGGGGCATCACATCCACAAGATGCCTCAACTCCGAAAGAGGCAACAATATTATTG GGCTCCAATGGAAGACAATTGAATGTCCTGAGTCAAACAGACGTCTACAACGGCCCAGGAGCAAAACCTAACCGAGCCCCTGTCCATGTGGCTGACCTGAGCCAGGACCAACAGGAGCTGTTGGCAAGTCATATCAACAGCCAACATTGCCACAAAGCAACGATGACTGAGCCTGCAATGACTTTTCTTACTGCAGAAGAGGTAGCAGGCTACGTTTGCATAAACTATGTGGGTAAAAAGCTTGATGGTTTTGAAAAGAAACTTGACTCATTTGAGAGTGTAGTACGAAGTGTTGAGAAACAGTTACGAAGGTTGGTGGCCTGTGAAGTTCTAGAGGCTGTTTCTGGTGATGTAACTGTTCCTGATGCGTTTGATGTCAATGATGCGCCTGTCAGTGCTTGTGACGTAAATGATAATTCTGTTGTGTCTTTAAGTGATGCTGTTTGTCATGATGTTGTGTCTATTGGGCATGACAGTATTTGTTTGTCTGGCGGCAGTGTTGTTAGTAATGGTGTCATGACTGTAGCTGGGTGTGAAACTAGTTGTAGAGCAAATCCAGATGCATCTATTGCTGGCAGTCTTGTAGGTCATGATAGTTTGTATGTAGCAGGTGGGTTTGCAGGGTATCATAGTGTGTCTGAAGCAGGTGGGTTTGCAGGTCGAGATGGTCTGTCCATAGGAGGTGGTGTTATAGGTACAGGTGGTTTTTCTGTAGGAGGTAGTGTTGTAGGTCGAGATGGTCTGTCCATAGGAGGTGGTGTTGTAGATACAGGTGTTTTTTCTTTAGTTGGTGGTGTTGTAGGTGGAGATGGTCTGTCCATAGGAGGTGGTGTTGTAGGTACAGGTGGTTTTTCTGTAGGAGATGGTGTTGTAGGTCGAGATGGTCTGTCCATGAAAGGTGGTGTTGTAGGTACAGGTGGTTTTTCTGTGGGAGGTGGTGTTGTAGGTGGAGATGATCTGTCCATAGGAG GTGGTGTTGTAGGTACAGGTGGTTTGTCTGTAGGAGGTGGTGTTGTAGGTAGAACTGGTTTGTCTGCAGGAGGTGCAGTTGTAGGTCGAGATGGTCTGTCCATAGGAGGTGGTGTTGTAGGTACAGGTGGTTTTTCTGTAGGAGGTGGTGGTgtaggtagaaatggtttgtctTCAGGGGATGGAGTTgtag gtagaaatggtttgtctgcaggaggtggagttgtagatagaaatggtttgtcttcaggaggtggagttgtaggtagaaatggtttgtctgcaggaggtggagttgtag gtagaaatggtttgtctgcaggagatggagttgtaggtagaaatggtttgtctgcaggag atggagttgtaggtagaaatggtttgtctgcAGGAGGTGGTGTGGTGGGTCATGATGGTTTAGCTGTAGGCCATGTCATGGAAGGTCAAGATGTTTTTTATGTTGGAGGTGGTCCAGTTGGTTTGGATGTTAATTCTGTTGGAAATGGTGATATTCGATGGGGCGTCAGGTCAAGAAGTGGTTTTTCTGATCTAGATGTTGTTAATAACGGTCGTCTCTTTGATAATGTAAGTGATATGATTTCCCCGCATGTTGGATATGGTGAAAGGGATAGGGAATTAAACAGTGGATTTATTGTGTATGAAAATAGTAGGGATGATGATATGGATGATGATTTGGGTGGTAAAAGGGTTGTGTCTGCTGATAGGGTCCCTTTGAGGTCAAGGTTTGAGCAGCTTCCAGTGGTTATAAGGTCATATATTGATATGCAGTCTGTTTCAAAAAATGCGCCTGTGATGCTTCATCCAGACATTTTAGATAGTTTGATTACTCAACATGACGGGAACATATCAAGATTTGTGTGGGATTTGACTAAACTTTTGTATTCAAATGAAGAAATGATAGATAGCTCATTCAATGGCAAGGGAACAAGAAAAGCATTGTCGCCGAGAAGAAAATCGCTTATTCTAAATGGAGCGCAACAGGCATTTCCTGGAGTTGGAAAATGCACCCAGTATATTGCCACCGCCATCAACAATgggttaaaaaataaaagaacctATCAGAAAAAGAACTAA
- the LOC127850869 gene encoding probable autotransporter ROD_p1121 isoform X33, with protein sequence MIDQKRDSGETSGFLDQQNLPPFVLLDPVTVVTDSVVPEHSGKRKKSSPKQQIRKRKNEKIPNPRPKKVTPKPKAASTPKATRKGASHPQDASTPKEATILLGSNGRQLNVLSQTDVYNGPGAKPNRAPVHVADLSQDQQELLASHINSQHCHKATMTEPAMTFLTAEEVAGYVCINYVGKKLDGFEKKLDSFESVVRSVEKQLRRLVACEVLEAVSGDVTVPDAFDVNDAPVSACDVNDNSVVSLSDAVCHDVVSIGHDSICLSGGSVVSNGVMTVAGCETSCRANPDASIAGSLVGHDSLYVAGGFAGYHSVSEAGGFAGRDGLSIGGGVIGTGGFSVGGSVVGRDGLSIGGGVVDTGVFSLVGGVVGGDGLSIGGGVVGTGGFSVGDGVVGRDGLSMKGGVVGTGGFSVGGGVVGGDDLSIGGGVVGTGGLSVGGGVVGRTGLSAGGAVVGRDGLSIGGGVVGTGGFSVGGGGVGRNGLSSGDGVVGRNGLSAGDGVVGRNGLSAGDGVVGRNGLSAGGGVVGRNGLSSGDGVVGRNGLSSGGGVVGRNGLSSGGGVVGRNGLSSGDGVVSRNGLSAGDGVVGRNGLSAGGGVVGHDGLAVGHVMEGQDVFYVGGGPVGLDVNSVGNGDIRWGVRSRSGFSDLDVVNNGRLFDNVSDMISPHVGYGERDRELNSGFIVYENSRDDDMDDDLGGKRVVSADRVPLRSRFEQLPVVIRSYIDMQSVSKNAPVMLHPDILDSLITQHDGNISRFVWDLTKLLYSNEEMIDSSFNGKGTRKALSPRRKSLILNGAQQAFPGVGKCTQYIATAINNGLKNKRTYQKKN encoded by the exons GGGACAGTGGAGAAACTAGTGGATTTCTTGACCAGCAG AATCTTCCACCATTTGTTCTTTTGGACCCAGTAACTGTTGTAACCGACTCGGTTGTTCCCGAACACTCTGGGAAACGTAAGAAGTCATCTCCAAAACAACAAATCAGAAAACGAAAG AATGAAAAAATCCCTAACCCAAGACCCAAGAAAGTGACCCCTAAACCGAAAGCTGCATCGACTCCGAAGGCAACTCGAAAAGGGGCATCACATCCACAAGATGCCTCAACTCCGAAAGAGGCAACAATATTATTG GGCTCCAATGGAAGACAATTGAATGTCCTGAGTCAAACAGACGTCTACAACGGCCCAGGAGCAAAACCTAACCGAGCCCCTGTCCATGTGGCTGACCTGAGCCAGGACCAACAGGAGCTGTTGGCAAGTCATATCAACAGCCAACATTGCCACAAAGCAACGATGACTGAGCCTGCAATGACTTTTCTTACTGCAGAAGAGGTAGCAGGCTACGTTTGCATAAACTATGTGGGTAAAAAGCTTGATGGTTTTGAAAAGAAACTTGACTCATTTGAGAGTGTAGTACGAAGTGTTGAGAAACAGTTACGAAGGTTGGTGGCCTGTGAAGTTCTAGAGGCTGTTTCTGGTGATGTAACTGTTCCTGATGCGTTTGATGTCAATGATGCGCCTGTCAGTGCTTGTGACGTAAATGATAATTCTGTTGTGTCTTTAAGTGATGCTGTTTGTCATGATGTTGTGTCTATTGGGCATGACAGTATTTGTTTGTCTGGCGGCAGTGTTGTTAGTAATGGTGTCATGACTGTAGCTGGGTGTGAAACTAGTTGTAGAGCAAATCCAGATGCATCTATTGCTGGCAGTCTTGTAGGTCATGATAGTTTGTATGTAGCAGGTGGGTTTGCAGGGTATCATAGTGTGTCTGAAGCAGGTGGGTTTGCAGGTCGAGATGGTCTGTCCATAGGAGGTGGTGTTATAGGTACAGGTGGTTTTTCTGTAGGAGGTAGTGTTGTAGGTCGAGATGGTCTGTCCATAGGAGGTGGTGTTGTAGATACAGGTGTTTTTTCTTTAGTTGGTGGTGTTGTAGGTGGAGATGGTCTGTCCATAGGAGGTGGTGTTGTAGGTACAGGTGGTTTTTCTGTAGGAGATGGTGTTGTAGGTCGAGATGGTCTGTCCATGAAAGGTGGTGTTGTAGGTACAGGTGGTTTTTCTGTGGGAGGTGGTGTTGTAGGTGGAGATGATCTGTCCATAGGAG GTGGTGTTGTAGGTACAGGTGGTTTGTCTGTAGGAGGTGGTGTTGTAGGTAGAACTGGTTTGTCTGCAGGAGGTGCAGTTGTAGGTCGAGATGGTCTGTCCATAGGAGGTGGTGTTGTAGGTACAGGTGGTTTTTCTGTAGGAGGTGGTGGTgtaggtagaaatggtttgtctTCAGGGGATGGAGTTgtag gtagaaatggtttgtctgcaggagatggagttgtaggtagaaatggtttgtctgcaggagatggagttgtaggtagaaatggtttgtctgcaggag gtggagttgtaggtagaaatggtttgtctTCAGGAGATGGAGTTgtaggtagaaatggtttgtcttcaggaggtggagttgtaggtagaaatggtttgtcttcaggaggtggagttgtaggtagaaatggtttgtctTCAGGAGATGGAGTTGTAAgtagaaatggtttgtctgcaggagatggagttgtaggtagaaatggtttgtctgcAGGAGGTGGTGTGGTGGGTCATGATGGTTTAGCTGTAGGCCATGTCATGGAAGGTCAAGATGTTTTTTATGTTGGAGGTGGTCCAGTTGGTTTGGATGTTAATTCTGTTGGAAATGGTGATATTCGATGGGGCGTCAGGTCAAGAAGTGGTTTTTCTGATCTAGATGTTGTTAATAACGGTCGTCTCTTTGATAATGTAAGTGATATGATTTCCCCGCATGTTGGATATGGTGAAAGGGATAGGGAATTAAACAGTGGATTTATTGTGTATGAAAATAGTAGGGATGATGATATGGATGATGATTTGGGTGGTAAAAGGGTTGTGTCTGCTGATAGGGTCCCTTTGAGGTCAAGGTTTGAGCAGCTTCCAGTGGTTATAAGGTCATATATTGATATGCAGTCTGTTTCAAAAAATGCGCCTGTGATGCTTCATCCAGACATTTTAGATAGTTTGATTACTCAACATGACGGGAACATATCAAGATTTGTGTGGGATTTGACTAAACTTTTGTATTCAAATGAAGAAATGATAGATAGCTCATTCAATGGCAAGGGAACAAGAAAAGCATTGTCGCCGAGAAGAAAATCGCTTATTCTAAATGGAGCGCAACAGGCATTTCCTGGAGTTGGAAAATGCACCCAGTATATTGCCACCGCCATCAACAATgggttaaaaaataaaagaacctATCAGAAAAAGAACTAA
- the LOC127850869 gene encoding uncharacterized protein LOC127850869 isoform X24, with translation MIDQKRDSGETSGFLDQQNLPPFVLLDPVTVVTDSVVPEHSGKRKKSSPKQQIRKRKNEKIPNPRPKKVTPKPKAASTPKATRKGASHPQDASTPKEATILLGSNGRQLNVLSQTDVYNGPGAKPNRAPVHVADLSQDQQELLASHINSQHCHKATMTEPAMTFLTAEEVAGYVCINYVGKKLDGFEKKLDSFESVVRSVEKQLRRLVACEVLEAVSGDVTVPDAFDVNDAPVSACDVNDNSVVSLSDAVCHDVVSIGHDSICLSGGSVVSNGVMTVAGCETSCRANPDASIAGSLVGHDSLYVAGGFAGYHSVSEAGGFAGRDGLSIGGGVIGTGGFSVGGSVVGRDGLSIGGGVVDTGVFSLVGGVVGGDGLSIGGGVVGTGGFSVGDGVVGRDGLSMKGGVVGTGGFSVGGGVVGGDDLSIGGGVVGTGGLSVGGGVVGRTGLSAGGAVVGRDGLSIGGGVVGTGGFSVGGGGVGRNGLSSGDGVVGRNGLSAGGGVVDRNGLSSGGGVVGRNGLSAGGGVVGRNGLSAGDGVVGRNGLSAGGGVVGRNGLSSGDGVVGRNGLSSGGGVVGRNGLSSGGGVVGRNGLSSGDGVVSRNGLSAGDGVVGRNGLSAGGGVVGHDGLAVGHVMEGQDVFYVGGGPVGLDVNSVGNGDIRWGVRSRSGFSDLDVVNNGRLFDNVSDMISPHVGYGERDRELNSGFIVYENSRDDDMDDDLGGKRVVSADRVPLRSRFEQLPVVIRSYIDMQSVSKNAPVMLHPDILDSLITQHDGNISRFVWDLTKLLYSNEEMIDSSFNGKGTRKALSPRRKSLILNGAQQAFPGVGKCTQYIATAINNGLKNKRTYQKKN, from the exons GGGACAGTGGAGAAACTAGTGGATTTCTTGACCAGCAG AATCTTCCACCATTTGTTCTTTTGGACCCAGTAACTGTTGTAACCGACTCGGTTGTTCCCGAACACTCTGGGAAACGTAAGAAGTCATCTCCAAAACAACAAATCAGAAAACGAAAG AATGAAAAAATCCCTAACCCAAGACCCAAGAAAGTGACCCCTAAACCGAAAGCTGCATCGACTCCGAAGGCAACTCGAAAAGGGGCATCACATCCACAAGATGCCTCAACTCCGAAAGAGGCAACAATATTATTG GGCTCCAATGGAAGACAATTGAATGTCCTGAGTCAAACAGACGTCTACAACGGCCCAGGAGCAAAACCTAACCGAGCCCCTGTCCATGTGGCTGACCTGAGCCAGGACCAACAGGAGCTGTTGGCAAGTCATATCAACAGCCAACATTGCCACAAAGCAACGATGACTGAGCCTGCAATGACTTTTCTTACTGCAGAAGAGGTAGCAGGCTACGTTTGCATAAACTATGTGGGTAAAAAGCTTGATGGTTTTGAAAAGAAACTTGACTCATTTGAGAGTGTAGTACGAAGTGTTGAGAAACAGTTACGAAGGTTGGTGGCCTGTGAAGTTCTAGAGGCTGTTTCTGGTGATGTAACTGTTCCTGATGCGTTTGATGTCAATGATGCGCCTGTCAGTGCTTGTGACGTAAATGATAATTCTGTTGTGTCTTTAAGTGATGCTGTTTGTCATGATGTTGTGTCTATTGGGCATGACAGTATTTGTTTGTCTGGCGGCAGTGTTGTTAGTAATGGTGTCATGACTGTAGCTGGGTGTGAAACTAGTTGTAGAGCAAATCCAGATGCATCTATTGCTGGCAGTCTTGTAGGTCATGATAGTTTGTATGTAGCAGGTGGGTTTGCAGGGTATCATAGTGTGTCTGAAGCAGGTGGGTTTGCAGGTCGAGATGGTCTGTCCATAGGAGGTGGTGTTATAGGTACAGGTGGTTTTTCTGTAGGAGGTAGTGTTGTAGGTCGAGATGGTCTGTCCATAGGAGGTGGTGTTGTAGATACAGGTGTTTTTTCTTTAGTTGGTGGTGTTGTAGGTGGAGATGGTCTGTCCATAGGAGGTGGTGTTGTAGGTACAGGTGGTTTTTCTGTAGGAGATGGTGTTGTAGGTCGAGATGGTCTGTCCATGAAAGGTGGTGTTGTAGGTACAGGTGGTTTTTCTGTGGGAGGTGGTGTTGTAGGTGGAGATGATCTGTCCATAGGAG GTGGTGTTGTAGGTACAGGTGGTTTGTCTGTAGGAGGTGGTGTTGTAGGTAGAACTGGTTTGTCTGCAGGAGGTGCAGTTGTAGGTCGAGATGGTCTGTCCATAGGAGGTGGTGTTGTAGGTACAGGTGGTTTTTCTGTAGGAGGTGGTGGTgtaggtagaaatggtttgtctTCAGGGGATGGAGTTgtag gtagaaatggtttgtctgcaggaggtggagttgtagatagaaatggtttgtcttcaggaggtggagttgtaggtagaaatggtttgtctgcaggaggtggagttgtag gtagaaatggtttgtctgcaggagatggagttgtaggtagaaatggtttgtctgcaggag gtggagttgtaggtagaaatggtttgtctTCAGGAGATGGAGTTgtaggtagaaatggtttgtcttcaggaggtggagttgtaggtagaaatggtttgtcttcaggaggtggagttgtaggtagaaatggtttgtctTCAGGAGATGGAGTTGTAAgtagaaatggtttgtctgcaggagatggagttgtaggtagaaatggtttgtctgcAGGAGGTGGTGTGGTGGGTCATGATGGTTTAGCTGTAGGCCATGTCATGGAAGGTCAAGATGTTTTTTATGTTGGAGGTGGTCCAGTTGGTTTGGATGTTAATTCTGTTGGAAATGGTGATATTCGATGGGGCGTCAGGTCAAGAAGTGGTTTTTCTGATCTAGATGTTGTTAATAACGGTCGTCTCTTTGATAATGTAAGTGATATGATTTCCCCGCATGTTGGATATGGTGAAAGGGATAGGGAATTAAACAGTGGATTTATTGTGTATGAAAATAGTAGGGATGATGATATGGATGATGATTTGGGTGGTAAAAGGGTTGTGTCTGCTGATAGGGTCCCTTTGAGGTCAAGGTTTGAGCAGCTTCCAGTGGTTATAAGGTCATATATTGATATGCAGTCTGTTTCAAAAAATGCGCCTGTGATGCTTCATCCAGACATTTTAGATAGTTTGATTACTCAACATGACGGGAACATATCAAGATTTGTGTGGGATTTGACTAAACTTTTGTATTCAAATGAAGAAATGATAGATAGCTCATTCAATGGCAAGGGAACAAGAAAAGCATTGTCGCCGAGAAGAAAATCGCTTATTCTAAATGGAGCGCAACAGGCATTTCCTGGAGTTGGAAAATGCACCCAGTATATTGCCACCGCCATCAACAATgggttaaaaaataaaagaacctATCAGAAAAAGAACTAA